One window of Caldisericum exile AZM16c01 genomic DNA carries:
- a CDS encoding (2Fe-2S)-binding protein: MQKKEITFILNGKKVWVEVKPYEKLLDVLRDKLGVKSPKYGCGRGECGACSVLLDGKAIRSCIVYAIEVDGHEVTTVEGLQANGLTPLQKSFLAHNSFQCGFCAPGMIIQATELLNENPHPDEEEIREYIAGNLCRCTGYNPIVEAILDVAKKG; this comes from the coding sequence ATGCAGAAAAAAGAGATAACCTTTATATTAAACGGCAAAAAGGTCTGGGTTGAAGTAAAACCTTATGAAAAATTACTTGATGTGTTAAGAGATAAACTTGGAGTAAAGAGTCCTAAATATGGCTGTGGAAGGGGAGAGTGTGGTGCTTGTTCCGTATTATTAGATGGTAAGGCAATCAGGTCTTGCATAGTTTATGCTATTGAGGTAGACGGGCATGAAGTTACAACAGTTGAAGGGCTCCAAGCTAATGGTCTTACACCGCTTCAGAAATCTTTTCTTGCACATAACTCATTCCAATGCGGATTTTGTGCACCAGGCATGATAATTCAAGCAACAGAACTTTTAAATGAAAACCCTCACCCAGATGAAGAAGAAATTAGAGAGTATATTGCAGGAAACCTCTGCAGATGTACAGGTTATAATCCAATAGTCGAAGCAATTTTGGATGTTGCAAAAAAGGGATAG
- a CDS encoding xanthine dehydrogenase family protein molybdopterin-binding subunit, whose protein sequence is MKELELKYVGHEATRLDGLEKITGTAKYVDDIDLGPATLYVSILRSPYAHATIKKIDTSKAEALDGVYAVVTGKDFPYRYGLYLKDNYVFPLDRVRYVGQHVAAVIAATQEIADEAVKLIEIEYEPLPVIQDPLVAIKEDAPLIHPELGNYEVVPWLYPQPGTNIAHVRKIRKGNVEEAFKEADYILEDWYIVPHVVHAPIETHVSAALYTPDGRLTMWNSSQSPHTQRNIIARSFKLKHKDIRVIAPYVGGGFGGKAGVNMEVVAAACALKVPGHPVKIRYTRKEEFYDTSMRQELHAYIKMGVKKDGTIVALKHQLYWDVGASAEYGSNVVNATGFSAIGPYRIPNVWIDSFAIYTNRPPCGAYRGFGYSEFHFGLESHMDRVAKALGIDPVEFRKKNAIQEGDTVAYGVEMGPTGILQCIDEVAKAIEWGKPSEQPKESHKVRAKGFAAVWKAPAMPANESSAAFIKFSEDGSINVLVSGMELGQGFLTAMAKIAAEELSLPLEKIRVELPDTDRNPYEWQTVASHVTWSCGNAVRRAAIDAKEQILDVISRAYYIEKANLYLENGKVKCYTKPDFEVPFESFVIDGVQMPDGTYRGGPILGRGSFMPEFTSAKVNPETGQGGHPNVHYTTGAGAVEIEIDTETGRIRVIRMAEAFDAGKAINPDIVKQQIEGGFVQGLGTALWEEVKFAEDGRILNPNFTDYKIPTALDVPREMHPIIVEVPQPDGPFGARGIAEHTMIPVMPAVANAVENALGIRIKNPPITAEKIIKALNEKNS, encoded by the coding sequence ATGAAAGAATTAGAACTTAAATATGTTGGTCATGAAGCGACGAGACTTGATGGCCTCGAAAAAATTACAGGAACTGCGAAATACGTAGACGACATTGACCTTGGACCTGCAACTCTGTATGTATCAATTTTAAGAAGCCCTTATGCGCATGCAACAATCAAGAAAATTGATACTTCTAAGGCCGAGGCCCTTGATGGTGTCTATGCAGTAGTTACGGGAAAAGATTTTCCTTATCGATACGGTCTTTATCTTAAGGATAATTATGTTTTCCCTCTTGACAGAGTTCGATACGTTGGACAACACGTTGCGGCAGTAATCGCGGCGACCCAGGAAATTGCTGATGAAGCAGTAAAACTCATTGAAATTGAGTATGAACCACTTCCTGTTATCCAAGATCCTCTTGTTGCAATTAAAGAAGATGCACCATTAATTCATCCTGAACTTGGAAACTATGAAGTTGTCCCATGGCTTTATCCTCAACCTGGCACAAATATTGCTCATGTAAGGAAAATTCGAAAGGGAAATGTCGAGGAAGCCTTTAAAGAAGCAGATTACATATTAGAAGATTGGTATATAGTTCCGCATGTAGTACATGCCCCTATTGAAACACATGTTTCAGCTGCTCTTTATACACCGGATGGAAGATTAACAATGTGGAATTCGTCTCAATCTCCACATACTCAGCGTAACATTATCGCCCGTTCCTTTAAATTGAAACATAAGGATATAAGAGTTATTGCTCCTTATGTTGGTGGTGGATTTGGCGGAAAAGCAGGCGTGAACATGGAAGTTGTTGCTGCGGCATGTGCATTAAAGGTTCCTGGTCACCCTGTGAAAATTAGGTATACGAGAAAAGAAGAATTCTATGATACCTCAATGCGTCAGGAACTTCATGCGTATATTAAGATGGGTGTAAAGAAGGATGGAACAATTGTGGCATTAAAGCATCAACTCTATTGGGACGTTGGTGCTTCTGCTGAATACGGTTCAAACGTTGTTAACGCAACAGGATTTTCAGCCATTGGACCGTATAGAATTCCAAATGTGTGGATTGATTCCTTTGCGATTTATACAAATAGACCTCCTTGTGGAGCATATAGAGGCTTTGGCTACTCAGAATTTCACTTTGGACTTGAAAGCCACATGGATAGGGTTGCAAAGGCACTTGGTATAGACCCAGTTGAATTTAGAAAGAAAAATGCAATTCAAGAAGGTGATACGGTTGCTTATGGTGTTGAGATGGGTCCAACAGGAATACTTCAATGCATTGATGAAGTTGCAAAGGCAATAGAATGGGGAAAACCATCAGAGCAGCCAAAGGAGTCTCACAAAGTTAGAGCAAAAGGGTTTGCTGCTGTTTGGAAAGCACCAGCAATGCCTGCAAACGAATCTTCTGCCGCTTTCATTAAGTTCTCCGAAGATGGAAGTATAAACGTCCTCGTATCAGGAATGGAACTTGGGCAGGGATTCTTAACTGCAATGGCGAAAATTGCAGCAGAAGAACTTTCGCTTCCTCTTGAAAAAATTAGAGTTGAACTTCCTGACACTGACAGGAACCCTTATGAGTGGCAAACTGTTGCATCTCATGTCACTTGGTCATGTGGAAATGCAGTGAGACGTGCAGCAATCGATGCAAAAGAACAGATTCTTGATGTTATCTCAAGAGCGTACTATATCGAAAAAGCAAATCTCTATCTTGAAAATGGAAAAGTTAAATGCTACACTAAACCTGACTTCGAGGTTCCATTTGAAAGTTTTGTCATTGATGGAGTACAAATGCCTGACGGAACATATCGAGGAGGGCCTATTCTTGGACGTGGATCATTCATGCCAGAATTTACTTCGGCAAAGGTGAATCCAGAAACCGGTCAAGGAGGACATCCCAATGTGCACTATACTACTGGTGCAGGTGCTGTGGAAATTGAAATTGATACCGAAACAGGAAGAATACGAGTTATAAGAATGGCAGAAGCTTTCGATGCAGGTAAGGCTATAAATCCTGATATTGTAAAGCAACAAATCGAAGGTGGTTTTGTTCAAGGATTAGGAACAGCACTTTGGGAAGAGGTAAAATTCGCAGAAGATGGAAGAATTCTCAATCCTAATTTTACAGATTATAAAATCCCAACTGCACTTGATGTGCCAAGAGAGATGCACCCAATTATCGTTGAAGTTCCTCAACCAGATGGTCCATTTGGAGCAAGAGGTATTGCGGAACATACTATGATTCCCGTAATGCCTGCTGTTGCAAATGCTGTTGAAAATGCACTTGGAATAAGGATTAAGAATCCACCTATTACTGCAGAAAAAATTATAAAGGCTCTTAATGAAAAAAACAGTTAA